The following coding sequences are from one Dehalococcoidia bacterium window:
- a CDS encoding glycosyltransferase family 39 protein: MPRAVTVEQALWLLLLAAAAALRLFSLGEVPLTQAEGTRALQSLGAAQLRPGGFAAWPGGLADAVTALLFKLFGAGDAAARVVPAIAGVLLIASFWLLRPFFGRGATFAAAALATVSPVFVAASRSSGGQSLGAALAVLITALALACVVQPTTRRVAVIVALAVFGLGTDAVYLALVLPLAGWLIARGAWAHDPAVLSAWTRVRRWRIWLPSAAPLCAAALLLTCSRFGFGFQRLQPGATAEFALAFKPLPQSPPWHYLFDVLLGYELPLLLVGALGAWLVVRGRLWRGRPVNGLALVWLAAGASLNLLMGARQPSTLLLTTLPLALLGGVALNIVTRSFVEGQPELIDLLLAGGLIAALAFCLISAGLTLNVAIFGPVQRIWFGLMLAFICFAGVLYRWRDAGAGTAVFASAALALVGLVFSLHGAAAVAFGSGDEFLVAQHTTHEGVALARLLQQNGGGVSTVTDEALLPLAWYLRDTVRSGGHGGAQLIAAGSPPPSGFSPAGNATVVSLRWAPNSLSAHGVVRWWVFRKAWPSAAAVRVQLVVAR; encoded by the coding sequence ATGCCTCGGGCCGTAACCGTTGAGCAGGCGCTCTGGCTGTTGCTGCTGGCCGCGGCCGCGGCGTTGCGGCTGTTCTCGCTGGGCGAGGTACCGCTGACGCAGGCCGAGGGGACGCGAGCGCTGCAGTCGCTCGGCGCCGCCCAACTGCGGCCCGGCGGCTTCGCTGCCTGGCCCGGCGGTCTCGCCGACGCGGTCACGGCGCTGCTGTTCAAGCTGTTTGGCGCCGGCGACGCTGCGGCGAGGGTGGTTCCGGCCATCGCCGGCGTGCTGTTGATCGCCTCGTTCTGGCTGCTGCGCCCCTTCTTCGGCCGGGGCGCGACCTTCGCGGCCGCGGCACTGGCCACGGTGTCGCCCGTCTTCGTGGCCGCTTCCCGGTCCAGCGGCGGTCAGTCGCTTGGCGCCGCGCTCGCGGTGCTGATCACCGCGCTGGCGCTGGCCTGCGTGGTGCAGCCGACCACGCGCCGCGTCGCGGTCATCGTCGCGCTGGCCGTCTTCGGCCTGGGCACGGACGCGGTGTACCTGGCCCTGGTTCTGCCGCTGGCAGGTTGGCTGATCGCCCGCGGCGCCTGGGCGCACGATCCGGCGGTGCTGAGCGCCTGGACTCGCGTGCGCCGCTGGCGCATCTGGCTGCCGAGTGCGGCGCCCCTGTGTGCCGCGGCGCTGCTGCTCACCTGCTCCCGCTTCGGCTTCGGCTTCCAACGTCTGCAACCCGGCGCCACGGCCGAGTTCGCGCTGGCCTTCAAACCGTTGCCGCAGAGCCCGCCGTGGCACTACCTCTTTGATGTCCTGCTGGGCTACGAGCTGCCCTTGCTGCTGGTCGGCGCCCTCGGCGCCTGGCTGGTGGTACGCGGGCGCCTCTGGCGCGGCCGGCCCGTCAACGGGCTGGCGCTTGTCTGGCTGGCGGCCGGAGCCTCGCTCAACTTGCTGATGGGCGCCCGCCAGCCGTCGACCTTGCTGCTTACCACGCTGCCGCTCGCCTTACTGGGCGGCGTGGCCCTCAACATCGTGACGCGAAGCTTCGTCGAGGGGCAGCCGGAGCTGATCGACCTCTTGCTGGCGGGCGGGCTGATCGCGGCGCTGGCGTTTTGCCTGATCTCGGCCGGACTCACCCTGAATGTCGCCATATTTGGGCCCGTGCAGCGGATCTGGTTCGGGCTGATGCTGGCCTTCATCTGCTTCGCCGGCGTGCTGTACCGCTGGCGCGACGCTGGCGCCGGCACCGCGGTGTTCGCCAGCGCGGCCCTGGCGCTCGTGGGGTTGGTGTTTAGTCTGCACGGCGCCGCGGCCGTGGCCTTTGGCAGCGGCGACGAGTTCCTGGTCGCTCAGCACACCACGCACGAGGGAGTGGCGCTGGCGCGGCTGCTGCAGCAGAACGGCGGCGGCGTGTCCACGGTCACGGACGAGGCGCTGTTGCCGCTGGCATGGTACCTGCGTGACACGGTGCGCAGCGGCGGCCACGGGGGGGCGCAACTGATTGCCGCCGGTTCGCCCCCGCCCTCCGGATTTTCGCCCGCGGGCAACGCCACGGTCGTGTCGTTGCGCTGGGCGCCGAATTCGTTGAGCGCGCACGGCGTGGTACGGTGGTGGGTGTTTCGCAAGGCGTGGCCGTCGGCAGCCGCGGTCAGAGTACAACTCGTCGTCGCCAGGTGA
- a CDS encoding DUF2298 domain-containing protein, which translates to MASLAYLARWWLAAELIGLVALPLSFRVFRRLPDRGYALARVLGLAVLIYVLWLGGTAGVLPFSTGSVLLGLGGLALAGLWLYGRDREQLHAWFRAHSGYVIWCEAIFVVALLLVGLLRSYQPAIAATEKPFEFANYNAVTRAADFAPTDPWLAGKPMAYYYGGYVGLGAVAKLTATPASYAFNVGLALTAALVSLAIFGLAANAAAMLRPGSSLKEGWPLGAGLLAVVLLMVIGNLAGVFEFTAAHGWLPAGFYSHLDILGLGPADVAGLRSPHWWPENFFGSSWRPTRLGSNWNFLEFPSFSFLLGDLHPHVLALPFKVLAAAFGLALLLADELPRPGRWRGGLSLYLLAVLSIGLLIFVHPWDFPVFATLAVLMIVARWFLRRDVEWPVGALQAGGVVALGLLGYAPYFFSASGSVQSPYLQPTEVFFRHTEVAGLTAEGMFLPFQHFLLFWTPLMLPSALFVWYCLANRGWRGLRRNGLKTLSAVALLPLAWALAVLARHGTGGLRAELEIRGPGWLTVVVTGLLLAATLAALLDEALAEREQAGQPARIFLLGAIAVGVLLVYGPELFYIRDSSLTRANTTFKLWYCAWTLLSVSGAVGGLYTLAQWRPALPVARRLLPVAAGLSAAVFAGSLVYPAYASFNRTNAFKGDAGQPRTLDGLAFLKQTDGDEYGAVAWLNGHVPGVTTVLEAYGDSYSFEGRIASRTGLPSVIDWEFHEQQQRSQQPYFEQRRNDVGEIYQTSDIRRAFDLLTRYGVGYVVVGNPERMVYGSGGLAKFAQMGDAVYQSHTVTIYRIVPPPLYATSP; encoded by the coding sequence ATGGCCTCTCTGGCCTACCTGGCGCGGTGGTGGCTTGCAGCCGAGCTGATCGGCCTGGTTGCGCTGCCGCTCAGCTTTCGCGTGTTCCGGCGCCTGCCCGACCGCGGCTACGCGCTCGCCCGCGTGCTTGGCCTCGCCGTGCTGATCTACGTCCTGTGGCTGGGCGGCACGGCAGGTGTGCTGCCGTTTTCGACGGGTTCCGTCCTGCTCGGGCTGGGCGGACTGGCGCTCGCCGGCCTCTGGCTGTACGGGCGCGATCGCGAGCAGCTGCATGCCTGGTTTCGCGCGCACAGCGGCTATGTGATCTGGTGCGAGGCGATCTTCGTCGTCGCCCTGTTGCTCGTCGGGCTGCTGCGCTCCTACCAACCGGCGATCGCCGCCACGGAGAAGCCGTTCGAGTTCGCCAACTACAACGCCGTCACCCGCGCCGCCGACTTCGCGCCCACCGACCCCTGGCTTGCGGGCAAGCCGATGGCCTACTACTACGGCGGCTACGTGGGACTCGGCGCCGTCGCCAAGCTGACGGCGACGCCGGCCAGCTACGCCTTCAATGTCGGCTTGGCGCTCACCGCGGCCCTGGTGTCGCTCGCCATCTTCGGCCTGGCAGCGAACGCGGCGGCGATGCTGCGCCCCGGCAGCTCGCTGAAGGAGGGCTGGCCGCTCGGCGCGGGCCTGCTGGCGGTCGTGCTGCTGATGGTGATCGGCAACCTCGCCGGCGTGTTCGAGTTCACTGCCGCGCATGGCTGGCTGCCGGCCGGCTTCTACTCGCACCTCGACATCCTGGGGCTGGGTCCGGCCGACGTGGCCGGCCTGCGCAGCCCGCACTGGTGGCCCGAGAACTTCTTCGGGTCGAGCTGGCGGCCGACGCGGCTCGGCTCGAACTGGAACTTTTTGGAGTTCCCGTCGTTCAGCTTCCTGCTGGGCGACCTGCATCCCCACGTGCTGGCGCTGCCGTTCAAGGTGCTGGCCGCCGCCTTCGGCCTGGCGCTGCTGCTGGCCGACGAGCTGCCGCGGCCCGGTCGCTGGCGGGGCGGCCTCTCGCTGTACCTGCTTGCCGTGCTCAGCATCGGCCTGCTGATCTTCGTGCATCCCTGGGATTTTCCTGTCTTCGCCACGCTCGCGGTACTGATGATCGTCGCCCGCTGGTTTCTGCGTCGCGATGTGGAATGGCCCGTTGGCGCGCTGCAGGCGGGCGGCGTGGTCGCGCTGGGGCTGCTCGGCTACGCACCGTACTTCTTCTCCGCCAGCGGCAGCGTGCAGTCGCCCTACCTTCAGCCCACCGAGGTCTTCTTCCGACATACCGAAGTGGCCGGCCTCACGGCCGAGGGCATGTTCCTGCCCTTTCAGCACTTCCTGCTCTTCTGGACGCCGCTGATGCTGCCCTCGGCGCTGTTCGTCTGGTACTGCCTGGCGAACCGCGGCTGGCGCGGCCTGCGCCGCAACGGGCTGAAAACGCTGAGCGCCGTCGCCCTGCTGCCACTGGCCTGGGCGCTCGCGGTGCTGGCGCGGCACGGGACGGGCGGGCTGCGCGCGGAGTTGGAGATCCGCGGTCCGGGCTGGCTGACGGTGGTCGTCACCGGTCTGCTGCTTGCGGCAACACTGGCCGCACTGCTCGACGAGGCGCTGGCTGAGCGAGAGCAGGCCGGCCAGCCGGCCCGCATCTTCCTGCTGGGCGCTATCGCGGTCGGCGTGCTGCTGGTCTACGGGCCGGAGCTGTTCTACATCCGCGACAGCAGCCTCACGCGCGCGAATACGACATTCAAGCTCTGGTACTGCGCCTGGACGTTGCTCAGCGTCAGCGGCGCGGTCGGCGGGCTGTACACGCTCGCGCAGTGGCGGCCGGCGCTGCCGGTGGCGCGGCGGCTCCTGCCGGTCGCGGCGGGGCTTTCCGCGGCCGTGTTCGCCGGGTCGCTGGTGTATCCTGCTTACGCCAGCTTCAATCGCACCAACGCCTTCAAGGGCGATGCCGGGCAGCCGCGCACCCTCGACGGCCTGGCCTTCCTCAAGCAGACGGACGGGGACGAGTACGGCGCCGTCGCCTGGCTGAACGGTCATGTGCCCGGCGTGACGACGGTGCTGGAGGCGTACGGCGATTCGTACAGCTTTGAGGGCCGCATCGCTTCACGCACCGGGCTGCCGAGCGTGATCGACTGGGAGTTTCACGAGCAGCAGCAGCGCAGCCAGCAGCCATATTTCGAGCAGCGGCGGAACGACGTCGGCGAGATCTACCAAACGTCGGACATCCGCCGCGCGTTTGACTTGTTGACCCGGTATGGCGTGGGCTACGTGGTGGTCGGCAACCCGGAGCGCATGGTGTACGGCAGCGGTGGGCTGGCCAAGTTTGCGCAGATGGGCGACGCCGTCTACCAGAGCCACACGGTGACGATCTACCGCATCGTGCCGCCGCCGCTGTACGCAACCTCGCCATGA
- a CDS encoding flippase activity-associated protein Agl23: MSTIAGERGFGGEEGAAFWQRGLDRLLAAELHLSLEAWLYIGLVLLAAVLRFTDLGARALHHDESLHATYSWYFATGKGYTHDPLMHGPLLFHMTALVYLLFGASDATSRFAPALFGTALVLVPLLLRPWLGRVGALTGAVFIAFSPSVLYYSRFVRNESWVAFFTLMLVVCLMRFRASQRERWLYLAAATLMLEFVSKETAFIIAAIVLLYLNGCVGADLARQLAPAGEDGERDTNLARIGIFIAVLPVAWLFVCVWPLIDEWRERNGLREFPADAPMLLVLGLLAAPQYSAAIRVILQKLPLVHYDITQPGTVGILGYLFTRTEAVGAVTVLGLLALTLIVGWWWDPRRWFVAAAIFYIPYFLLFTTFITNRDGWTSGIWGALSYWLDQQGVQRGTQPVFYYGLTLSVYEYLTLGLAAAGLLIHAIRRGIDNTLFLLVAAALIPVIAMVDGGIGHLVAGTLVACAIACATIAMRGDPLRQFLLFYFGALFFGLSVSGEKMPWLTVHLALPLTVLAALAVNDVWGAFLDLAPRPRRYAAAVIAIALVASAGLAYLLAWNAASDGLRVLAALGALAVLIMAGVALTRLLRRAGWLRKGQAPAWAAGAVALAGFIGLFGALTVRADYRLNWIHPDTPDEMLIYTQSSPDIPKVAKKIDRLARESGLGNQLTITVDSNDAFTWPWAWYLRNYPLTGFPDLSVYTSNPSAAAALNPGKVLIVNAQDVAVVTPFAGQYDAGQRLHHRWWFPEGYKTGTSTRSILTRLRNGSELKRWWGYITNRDGYGVTSSDISPRPTPDRSGQPAIVSGSTAQGIEYLGSVDSYVYFPADWTPGKGLSGAANGAGGTAHSNGSTLTIGVFGTQPGQFNRPTDVSLDQSGDLIVADSLNNRIQKFDAQGSVVATATQAGGVTFHEPWGVASDAVGNVYVSDTWNHRIVKLDANLQFVKAWGQLAVGGVPRSPLDLYGPRGIAVAPDGTLWVADTGDGRIVHYDANGNPLGAFGSKGSTPGQFNEPVGIAVATDGTIFVADTWNNRIVVLNQEFKVQNLIQGDQWGWVASAADQTQTNKPFLAALPDGTILATFPGADPVAHPNAVAVVRFDRNGKILFSDRQLPNAASPLREPIGVAADAAGNVAVTDGLLNQVIRLPAAALAGH, translated from the coding sequence ATGAGCACGATCGCGGGTGAGCGTGGCTTCGGCGGTGAGGAGGGCGCCGCCTTCTGGCAGCGCGGGCTGGACCGCCTGCTGGCCGCCGAGCTGCATCTCAGCCTTGAGGCGTGGCTGTATATCGGGCTGGTCCTGCTGGCCGCCGTCCTGCGCTTCACGGACCTGGGCGCCCGTGCCCTGCATCATGACGAGAGCCTGCATGCGACCTATAGCTGGTACTTCGCGACGGGCAAGGGTTACACGCACGACCCGCTGATGCACGGACCCTTGCTCTTCCATATGACCGCCCTGGTGTACCTGCTGTTCGGGGCTTCTGATGCCACGTCGCGCTTCGCCCCGGCGCTGTTCGGCACGGCGCTGGTGCTCGTGCCGTTGCTGCTGCGGCCCTGGCTGGGCCGTGTGGGGGCGCTGACGGGCGCGGTCTTCATCGCCTTTTCGCCCTCGGTGCTCTACTACAGCCGCTTTGTTCGCAACGAGTCCTGGGTCGCCTTCTTCACGCTGATGCTGGTCGTTTGCCTGATGCGATTCCGTGCGTCGCAGCGGGAGCGCTGGCTCTATCTCGCGGCCGCCACGCTGATGCTGGAGTTCGTTTCCAAAGAGACCGCGTTCATCATCGCGGCGATCGTGCTGCTCTACCTGAACGGCTGCGTGGGGGCGGATCTCGCGCGGCAGCTCGCGCCGGCGGGCGAGGATGGCGAACGCGACACCAATCTGGCGCGGATCGGCATCTTCATCGCCGTGCTGCCGGTCGCCTGGCTGTTCGTCTGCGTTTGGCCGCTGATCGACGAGTGGCGCGAGCGCAACGGTTTGCGGGAATTCCCGGCAGACGCGCCTATGCTGCTGGTGCTCGGCCTGCTGGCGGCGCCGCAGTACTCGGCGGCGATCCGCGTCATCCTGCAGAAGCTGCCGCTGGTGCACTACGACATTACCCAGCCGGGGACCGTGGGCATTCTCGGCTATCTGTTCACGCGTACCGAGGCCGTCGGCGCGGTCACCGTGCTGGGGCTGCTGGCGCTGACGCTGATCGTCGGCTGGTGGTGGGATCCGCGCCGCTGGTTCGTCGCGGCGGCGATCTTCTACATTCCGTACTTCCTGCTGTTCACGACGTTCATCACCAACCGCGACGGCTGGACCAGCGGCATCTGGGGCGCGCTCTCCTACTGGCTGGATCAGCAGGGCGTGCAGCGCGGCACGCAGCCCGTCTTTTACTACGGCCTCACGCTCAGCGTGTACGAATACCTGACGCTCGGGCTCGCGGCCGCGGGGCTGCTGATCCACGCGATCCGGCGCGGAATCGACAACACCCTCTTCCTTCTGGTCGCGGCCGCGTTGATCCCCGTGATCGCGATGGTAGACGGCGGCATCGGCCACCTCGTCGCGGGAACGCTGGTCGCCTGCGCAATCGCCTGCGCCACGATCGCAATGCGCGGCGATCCGCTGCGGCAGTTTCTGCTGTTCTACTTCGGCGCCCTCTTCTTCGGCCTCTCCGTCTCCGGCGAGAAGATGCCCTGGCTGACGGTGCACCTGGCGTTGCCCCTGACGGTGCTTGCGGCGCTGGCCGTCAACGACGTCTGGGGCGCCTTCCTCGACCTGGCGCCGCGCCCGCGCCGGTACGCTGCGGCCGTGATCGCGATCGCACTCGTCGCCAGCGCCGGGCTGGCCTACCTGCTCGCCTGGAACGCGGCGAGTGACGGCCTGCGCGTACTCGCCGCGCTCGGCGCGCTGGCGGTGCTGATCATGGCCGGGGTCGCACTCACGCGCTTGCTGCGTCGCGCCGGCTGGCTGCGCAAGGGGCAGGCGCCCGCCTGGGCGGCCGGGGCAGTGGCGCTGGCCGGCTTCATCGGCCTCTTCGGCGCGCTGACCGTGCGCGCCGACTACCGGCTTAACTGGATCCACCCGGACACGCCGGACGAGATGCTGATCTACACGCAGTCGTCGCCCGATATCCCCAAAGTGGCGAAGAAGATCGACCGGCTCGCGCGCGAGTCCGGCTTGGGCAACCAGCTTACGATCACGGTGGACTCCAACGACGCCTTCACCTGGCCCTGGGCCTGGTACCTGCGCAACTACCCGCTCACCGGCTTCCCGGATCTGTCGGTCTACACCAGCAACCCCTCGGCCGCGGCGGCGCTCAACCCGGGCAAAGTCCTGATCGTGAACGCACAGGACGTGGCGGTGGTGACCCCGTTCGCCGGCCAGTACGACGCCGGCCAGCGCCTGCACCACCGCTGGTGGTTCCCGGAAGGCTACAAGACCGGCACCAGCACGCGATCGATCTTGACGCGGCTGCGGAACGGCTCCGAGCTCAAGCGCTGGTGGGGGTACATCACCAACCGCGACGGCTACGGCGTCACCTCGTCGGATATCAGCCCGCGCCCGACGCCCGATCGGAGCGGCCAGCCGGCGATCGTCTCCGGCAGCACCGCCCAGGGCATCGAGTATCTCGGTTCGGTCGATTCGTACGTCTACTTCCCGGCCGACTGGACGCCTGGCAAGGGGCTGAGCGGCGCGGCGAACGGCGCCGGCGGCACGGCGCACAGCAACGGCTCGACCCTGACGATCGGCGTCTTCGGCACGCAGCCGGGCCAGTTCAACAGGCCGACGGACGTCAGCCTCGACCAGTCCGGCGATCTGATCGTGGCCGACTCGCTCAACAACCGCATCCAGAAGTTCGATGCGCAGGGCAGCGTGGTGGCCACGGCCACGCAGGCGGGAGGCGTTACCTTCCACGAACCGTGGGGCGTCGCTTCGGATGCCGTGGGGAACGTCTACGTCTCCGACACCTGGAATCACCGCATCGTCAAGCTCGATGCCAACCTGCAGTTCGTCAAGGCGTGGGGACAGCTCGCGGTCGGCGGCGTGCCTCGGTCGCCGCTTGACCTCTACGGCCCGCGCGGCATCGCCGTGGCGCCGGACGGCACGCTCTGGGTGGCCGACACCGGCGACGGGCGCATCGTGCATTACGACGCCAACGGGAATCCGCTGGGCGCCTTCGGTTCGAAAGGCAGCACGCCGGGCCAGTTCAACGAGCCGGTGGGCATCGCCGTGGCCACCGACGGCACGATCTTTGTGGCCGACACCTGGAACAACCGTATCGTCGTGCTGAATCAGGAGTTCAAGGTCCAGAACCTGATCCAGGGCGACCAGTGGGGCTGGGTGGCATCCGCCGCCGATCAGACGCAGACGAACAAACCCTTCCTCGCGGCGCTGCCGGACGGCACCATCCTGGCGACCTTCCCCGGCGCCGACCCCGTGGCGCATCCGAATGCCGTGGCCGTCGTACGCTTCGACCGCAACGGCAAGATACTCTTCTCCGATCGCCAGTTGCCCAATGCGGCCTCGCCGCTGCGCGAGCCGATCGGTGTGGCCGCGGATGCGGCCGGGAACGTCGCCGTGACCGACGGCCTGCTGAACCAGGTGATTCGCTTGCCGGCGGCCGCGCTTGCGGGGCACTGA
- the ftsY gene encoding signal recognition particle-docking protein FtsY, translated as MRRPVLFKLFRRKSRDGEEAEPGAESLADQAEARGDADEAALAASAGDEPEADEPPAEAEEGPAFDEEVEERTEEALRPTKRSFFRRMFGVFERSQIDDELWDELEEILILADTGAETTEKILAAVQERVRKEGMKQPEEARDALKDELVAVLSDVDDRGQLWGGQDGDGVVDGRAFQPAVILVVGVNGVGKTTSIAKLARAFRRDGERVILAAGDTFRAAAIEQLKLWGERVGAPVIAHQQGQDASAVVFDAMAAAKKRSADVVLVDTAGRLHSKSNLMEELKKINRVVQRLDETAPHEVLLVLDAVTGQNGLAQAKTFAEAVGVTAIFLTKLDGTAKGGIVFAIADQLGIPVRFIGTGEKADDMAPFDPEGFVDALFAE; from the coding sequence ATGCGGAGGCCTGTCCTGTTCAAACTGTTCCGCCGCAAATCGCGAGACGGTGAAGAGGCCGAGCCCGGCGCCGAGTCGCTTGCCGATCAGGCAGAAGCCCGAGGCGACGCGGACGAAGCGGCGCTCGCAGCCTCCGCCGGCGACGAACCGGAGGCGGACGAACCGCCGGCCGAGGCCGAGGAGGGACCCGCCTTCGACGAGGAGGTCGAGGAGCGCACGGAAGAAGCGCTGCGGCCAACGAAGCGCAGCTTCTTCCGGCGCATGTTCGGGGTCTTCGAGCGCTCGCAGATCGACGATGAGCTGTGGGATGAGCTCGAAGAGATCTTGATCCTGGCCGACACCGGCGCCGAGACGACGGAGAAGATCCTCGCCGCCGTGCAGGAGCGCGTGCGCAAGGAGGGGATGAAGCAACCCGAGGAGGCGCGCGACGCGCTCAAGGACGAGCTGGTGGCCGTGCTCAGCGACGTCGATGACCGCGGACAGCTCTGGGGTGGTCAGGACGGCGACGGTGTGGTGGACGGCCGCGCCTTCCAGCCGGCCGTGATCCTCGTCGTCGGCGTCAACGGCGTGGGGAAGACGACGAGCATCGCCAAGCTTGCGCGCGCCTTCCGCCGCGACGGCGAGCGGGTGATCCTCGCCGCCGGCGACACGTTCCGTGCGGCGGCGATCGAGCAGCTCAAGCTCTGGGGCGAGCGCGTAGGCGCGCCGGTGATCGCCCATCAACAGGGACAGGACGCCTCCGCCGTGGTTTTCGACGCGATGGCGGCGGCGAAGAAGCGCAGTGCCGACGTGGTGCTGGTGGACACGGCCGGCCGACTGCACTCCAAGTCCAACCTGATGGAGGAGCTGAAGAAGATCAACCGCGTCGTGCAGCGCCTCGACGAGACCGCGCCGCACGAGGTGCTGCTGGTGCTCGACGCCGTGACCGGGCAGAACGGCCTCGCCCAGGCCAAGACCTTCGCCGAGGCCGTGGGCGTGACGGCGATCTTCTTGACCAAACTCGATGGCACGGCGAAGGGCGGCATCGTCTTCGCCATCGCCGATCAGCTCGGCATCCCGGTGCGCTTTATCGGCACCGGCGAGAAGGCCGACGACATGGCGCCGTTCGATCCCGAGGGCTTTGTGGACGCCCTCTTTGCCGAGTAG